One Prosthecobacter debontii genomic window carries:
- a CDS encoding DUF1501 domain-containing protein — protein MNSCFTRRHLLTHASTGFGLAALSGLMQQQSHAEIITHRAKRFAPRARSVIFCYMSGGVSHVDSFDPKPTLEKYAGKPPPFATARTQFNNDGVIQPSHWGFKNYGQSGLPVSDLFPNMASVADELCVVRSMTAKFSEHAQGNFFMHTGFPFVGYPSAGAWTSYGLGTESSDLPGYVVLQSGSATAPHGGVGLFGNGFLPAQHQASIIKADSSEPVRNIQPREVAALQRQRLNFIEGMDQNFLGELGANSQVEAAIQNYEMAWRMQAAVPELCDIRGESEATKKMYGLDGPESSRTAYARQCLLARRLVERGVRFVELSCLAQNIGGGQAANPWDQHGALKKGHGKMAEQVDQPIAALIKDLKSRGLLDSTLVIWAGEFGRTPFAQGSDGRDHNPYGFSIWMAGGGVKGGMTLGETDEFGYKAVDKVQTVYDLWATVLYLMGVDHEHLTYLFSGRNVRLTDVHGHVMKEILA, from the coding sequence ATGAATTCATGCTTTACGCGGCGTCATCTTCTGACCCATGCCTCGACAGGGTTTGGGCTCGCGGCCTTATCGGGTCTCATGCAGCAGCAGAGCCATGCAGAGATCATCACGCATCGTGCCAAGCGCTTCGCACCTCGGGCGCGCAGCGTGATTTTTTGTTATATGAGCGGGGGAGTCTCTCATGTGGATTCGTTTGATCCCAAACCTACGCTGGAAAAGTATGCGGGTAAGCCGCCGCCCTTCGCGACGGCACGCACGCAGTTTAACAACGATGGCGTCATTCAGCCCTCACACTGGGGTTTTAAAAACTATGGCCAGAGTGGCCTGCCCGTGAGTGATCTGTTCCCTAACATGGCCAGTGTAGCGGATGAGCTGTGTGTGGTGCGCAGCATGACGGCGAAGTTCAGCGAGCATGCCCAGGGCAATTTTTTCATGCACACGGGCTTCCCATTCGTCGGGTATCCCAGTGCAGGGGCTTGGACAAGCTATGGGTTAGGCACGGAGTCCAGTGATTTGCCTGGTTATGTGGTGCTCCAGAGTGGCAGTGCCACAGCCCCCCACGGCGGTGTCGGTTTGTTTGGAAACGGCTTCTTGCCTGCGCAGCATCAGGCCTCGATCATCAAGGCGGATAGCAGCGAACCTGTGAGGAATATCCAGCCACGTGAGGTCGCTGCACTTCAGCGGCAGCGGCTGAATTTCATCGAGGGCATGGATCAAAACTTCCTCGGTGAACTCGGGGCCAACAGTCAGGTTGAGGCGGCGATTCAAAACTATGAGATGGCCTGGCGCATGCAGGCGGCTGTGCCGGAGCTCTGTGACATCCGGGGAGAGTCGGAGGCGACGAAGAAAATGTATGGCCTGGATGGGCCTGAAAGTTCACGGACCGCTTACGCGCGGCAGTGCCTGCTGGCACGTCGATTGGTGGAGCGTGGCGTGCGTTTTGTCGAGTTGAGTTGCTTGGCGCAAAACATTGGCGGCGGACAAGCGGCCAACCCGTGGGATCAGCATGGGGCTTTGAAAAAGGGCCATGGCAAAATGGCCGAGCAGGTGGATCAACCTATTGCGGCCTTGATCAAGGATCTAAAGTCACGTGGATTGCTGGACAGCACCCTGGTGATCTGGGCCGGTGAGTTTGGCCGCACCCCGTTCGCTCAAGGCAGTGATGGACGCGATCATAACCCCTACGGTTTCAGCATTTGGATGGCCGGTGGCGGTGTGAAAGGCGGTATGACCTTGGGCGAGACCGATGAGTTTGGCTACAAGGCCGTGGATAAGGTGCAGACCGTCTATGACCTCTGGGCCACAGTTCTCTACCTCATGGGGGTGGATCACGAGCACCTGACGTATCTGTTCAGTGGTCGCAATGTGCGCCTGACAGACGTGCATGGGCACGTGATGAAGGAGATCTTGGCCTAA
- a CDS encoding ferritin: MTLNPKLTELLNEQINNEMSSSYIYLAMAAWFEQTPYAGFASWMFNQSREETMHALKFYQYLVDRDAVVSLKPIAQPKASFESPIDVFEHSLKQEQAVTQQINDLYDLAEQVKDHSSKNLLLWFLNEQIEEEKTVRDMLDRLKLAGTDPASLLVLDREAAQRQSAEGSGGKGGHGH, from the coding sequence ATGACACTGAACCCCAAATTGACGGAGCTGCTCAATGAGCAGATCAACAACGAGATGTCCTCCAGCTACATCTACCTTGCGATGGCGGCATGGTTTGAACAAACCCCCTATGCTGGCTTTGCGAGCTGGATGTTTAACCAGAGCCGTGAGGAAACCATGCATGCGCTGAAGTTCTATCAGTATCTCGTGGACCGCGACGCTGTGGTTTCGCTGAAGCCCATTGCTCAGCCGAAAGCCAGCTTTGAATCTCCGATTGATGTCTTTGAGCACAGCCTCAAGCAGGAGCAGGCCGTCACTCAACAGATCAATGATCTTTATGATCTGGCCGAGCAGGTGAAAGATCACTCCTCCAAGAATCTGCTGTTGTGGTTCCTCAACGAGCAGATCGAAGAAGAGAAAACTGTGCGTGACATGCTGGACCGCCTCAAGCTGGCTGGCACCGACCCCGCGAGCCTCCTGGTCCTCGACCGCGAAGCCGCGCAACGCCAGAGCGCCGAAGGCAGTGGCGGCAAGGGTGGCCACGGCCACTGA